A genomic segment from Thermodesulfobacteriota bacterium encodes:
- a CDS encoding glycosyltransferase family 4 protein, which translates to MNVLTFTSLYPNAAMPNFCVFVKYRMEAFAALPGNALRVVAPVPYVPGFLEGTGWGTFARVPRAERQGTVEVCHPRYPLLPKVSMQVHWLLLVAGALATVRRLRRSFPFELIDSHFVYPDGLAAVALGRLLRVPVVLSARGSDVHEFSQLPTIRPMIRRALRSCDAVISVCGALRDRMVELGAPGEKISVIPNGIDPQLFALMGRTEARAALGLPADAQIVLSVGALKELKGHHVTIEALEGVLASLPRARLYIVGEGPQRPALEAQIAERGLGDRVVLVGERPNRELHLWYNAADCFCLASSREGWANVLMESLACGTPVVATNVWGAPEIVTTPQAGLLCAREPGDLAAKLRAALARTWDREAIRAHVAGRTWEAVGREVAAVFDGVLALRGVSGDGSRVTGDG; encoded by the coding sequence GTGAACGTTCTCACGTTTACCTCCCTCTACCCCAACGCCGCCATGCCGAACTTCTGCGTGTTCGTGAAGTATCGGATGGAGGCGTTTGCGGCCCTTCCGGGAAACGCGCTGCGGGTGGTGGCGCCGGTGCCCTACGTGCCGGGCTTCCTCGAGGGGACCGGGTGGGGGACGTTTGCCCGCGTGCCCCGCGCCGAGCGGCAGGGGACGGTGGAGGTGTGCCACCCCCGGTATCCCCTGCTGCCCAAGGTGAGCATGCAGGTCCACTGGCTCCTGCTCGTGGCCGGCGCGCTGGCGACCGTCCGGAGGCTGCGGCGGTCTTTCCCCTTCGAGCTGATCGACAGCCATTTCGTCTACCCGGACGGCCTGGCGGCCGTGGCCCTGGGCCGGCTGCTCCGGGTTCCGGTGGTGCTCTCGGCCCGGGGCTCGGACGTGCACGAGTTTTCCCAGCTTCCGACGATTCGGCCGATGATCCGCCGGGCGCTTCGCTCCTGCGACGCGGTCATCTCGGTCTGCGGCGCCTTGCGGGACCGGATGGTGGAGCTCGGCGCCCCGGGGGAGAAGATCTCGGTGATCCCCAACGGCATCGATCCCCAGCTCTTTGCGCTGATGGGGCGGACCGAAGCCCGGGCCGCCCTCGGCCTGCCGGCGGACGCCCAGATCGTGTTGTCCGTGGGGGCGCTCAAGGAGCTCAAGGGACATCACGTGACCATCGAGGCGCTGGAGGGGGTGCTCGCTTCGCTGCCTCGAGCGCGGCTTTACATCGTGGGAGAGGGACCCCAACGGCCGGCCCTGGAAGCGCAGATCGCCGAGCGTGGGCTCGGGGACCGGGTGGTGCTGGTGGGAGAGCGCCCCAACCGGGAGCTCCACCTCTGGTACAACGCGGCCGACTGTTTTTGCCTGGCGAGCTCCCGGGAGGGGTGGGCCAACGTGCTCATGGAGTCGCTGGCCTGCGGGACTCCCGTGGTGGCGACCAACGTGTGGGGGGCGCCGGAGATCGTGACGACCCCGCAGGCGGGGCTGCTGTGCGCCCGGGAGCCCGGGGACCTGGCCGCCAAGCTGCGGGCCGCGCTCGCCCGCACCTGGGACCGGGAGGCGATTCGCGCCCACGTGGCGGGACGAACCTGGGAGGCGGTGGGGCGCGAGGTCGCCGCGGTGTTCGATGGTGTGCTGGCCCTTCGGGGCGTCTCGGGGGACGGGTCACGGGTCACGGGTGACGGGTGA